From a single Pseudophryne corroboree isolate aPseCor3 chromosome 6, aPseCor3.hap2, whole genome shotgun sequence genomic region:
- the FKBP4 gene encoding peptidyl-prolyl cis-trans isomerase FKBP4, with product MTAEEVQGAQGVSMEGIDISPKGDQGVLKQVITEGTGSQTPMIGDKVSVHYTGWLLDGTKFDSSRDRQDKFTFDLGKGQVIKAWDIAVASMKIGEICRVTCKPEYAYGASGSPPKIPSNAILIFEIELFDFQGEDLSTDGDGGIIRRIRVKGEGYSKPNEGSVVELRLQGTHNGRLFDERELQFEVGEGESQGIPLGVETAVQQMEKGEESVLNLKPRYGFGSAGYEPFQIPPNAELQYEVKLKSFEKAKESWEMNSEEKLEQGGLVKERGTQYFKEGRFRQAVIQYKKIILWLEHESGLSGEDDAKAKSLLLAASLNLAACYLKLGEHRAALEHCNKALEFQPNNEKGLFRRAEAYMGVNELELARDDFVKVIQLYPGNKVARTQLAQCQQRIRQQHQREKKIYANMFQRLAEKEDKESAKAPKEQPSEVEMTDAASAEETRQNGATESTTPEEV from the exons ATGACGGCAGAGGAGGTGCAGGGAGCTCAGGGTGTCTCTATGGAGGGGATAGACATCAGCCCTAAGGGGGATCAGGGGGTCCTGAAG CAAGTAATAACGGAGGGGACAGGCAGCCAGACTCCGATGATTGGGGATAAAGTCAGCGTCCACTACACCGGCTGGCTGCTTGACGGAACCAAGTTCGACTCCAGCCGTGACAGACAGGACAAGTTCACCTTCGACCTGGGGAAAG GTCAGGTGATAAAGGCGTGGGACATCGCTGTAGCGTCTATGAAAATAGGAGAAATATGTAGAGTTACGTGTAAGCCAGAGTACGCTTATGGTGCCTCCGGAAGTCCACCGAAAATTCCCTCAAACGCTATACTTATATTTGAG ATCGAGCTTTTTGACTTCCAAGGTGAAGATTTATCCACGGATGGGGATGGAGGAATAATCCGCAGGATCCGAGTGAAAGGGGAGGGTTACTCCAAACCCAACGAGGGGTCCGTGGTGGAAT TGCGACTGCAGGGCACCCACAATGGGCGTCTTTTCGATGAGCGGGAGCTACAGTTTGAGGTCGGAGAGGGAGAGAGCCAAGGAATCCCGCTCGGTGTGGAGACCGCCGTGCAGCAGATGGAGAAAGGAGAGGAGTCCGTGCTGAACCTGAAACCaag ATATGGCTTTGGCAGTGCCGGCTATGAGCCGTTCCAGATCCCGCCCAATGCGGAGCTTCAGTATGAAGTCAAACTGAAGAGCTTTGAGAAG GCCAAGGAATCGTGGGAGATGAACTCGGAAGAGAAGCTGGAGCAGGGAGGCCTGGTCAAGGAGCGCGGAACGCAGTATTTCAAG GAGGGACGATTCCGTCAGGCGGTCATTCAGTACAAGAAGATCATCCTGTGGCTGGAACACGAGTCAGGATTATCCGGGGAAGACGACGCTAAAGCTAAGTCTCTGCTCCTGGCGGCTTCTCTCAACCTGGCTGCTTGTTACCTGAAGCTGGGAGAGCATCGGGCGGCTCTAGAACACTGCAACAAG GCACTAGAATTCCAACCCAACAATGAGAAAGGATTGTTCCGCCGGGCTGAGGCCTACATGGGTGTCAACGAGCTGGAGCTGGCAAGGGATGATTTTGTGAAGGTCATTCAGCTGTATCCAGGCAACAAGGTAGCGCGGACTCAGCTTGCGCAGTGTCAGCAGCGAATCCGCCAGCAGCACCAGCGGGAAAAGAAAATCTACGCCAACATGTTTCAGAGATTGGCGGAGAAAGAGGACAAG GAGTCTGCAAAAGCTCCCAAAGAGCAGCCTAGCGAGGTGGAGATGACCGACGCCGCATCCGCAGAGGAGACTCGGCAGAACGGCGCGACAGAAAGCACTACTCCCGAGGAGGTGTAG